Proteins encoded together in one Rhizobacter sp. J219 window:
- a CDS encoding metallophosphoesterase encodes MKFAVLSDIHGNLPALDAVIADAHAQAVDGFLNLGDIVSGPLWPAETAERLMPLGWPTIAGNHERQLLTQPVDRMSATDRHTAPRLTAAHRAWLASWPPTNRLRDDLLLCHGTPSSDLHYLMETVTPSHVRGGDPGVRAATRDELLQRLGDVLLGVPGALILCGHTHRPRCERLADGRMVVNPGSVGLPAYDDTHPHPHVIESGSPHARYAIVIRNNEGWGVKLRKVAYDHEAAARQAEQHGRGDWADALRSGRMGRYEADLPTLGPSF; translated from the coding sequence ATGAAGTTCGCCGTCCTCAGCGACATCCACGGCAACCTGCCCGCGCTCGACGCGGTGATCGCCGACGCGCACGCGCAGGCGGTGGACGGCTTTCTCAACCTGGGCGACATCGTCAGCGGCCCGCTGTGGCCGGCCGAGACCGCCGAGCGGCTGATGCCGCTTGGCTGGCCCACGATCGCCGGCAACCATGAGCGGCAGCTGCTGACGCAGCCGGTCGACCGCATGAGCGCGACCGACCGCCACACCGCGCCACGGCTTACCGCTGCGCACCGGGCCTGGCTCGCGTCATGGCCACCCACGAACCGGCTGCGCGACGACCTGCTGCTGTGCCACGGCACGCCGTCGAGCGACCTGCACTACCTGATGGAAACGGTGACGCCCAGCCACGTGCGCGGTGGCGATCCCGGCGTGCGTGCGGCCACGCGCGACGAACTGCTGCAGCGCCTCGGTGACGTGCTGCTCGGCGTGCCCGGCGCACTCATCCTCTGCGGCCACACCCACCGCCCGCGCTGCGAACGCCTCGCCGACGGCCGCATGGTGGTCAACCCCGGCAGCGTGGGTCTGCCGGCGTATGACGACACCCATCCGCATCCCCATGTGATCGAAAGCGGCTCGCCGCACGCGCGCTACGCCATCGTCATCCGCAACAACGAGGGCTGGGGCGTGAAGCTGCGCAAGGTTGCCTACGACCACGAGGCGGCTGCCCGACAGGCCGAGCAGCACGGCCGCGGCGACTGGGCCGACGCACTGCGCAGCGGCCGCATGGGGCGCTACGAGGCCGATCTCCCGACCCTCGGACCCTCTTTCTAG
- a CDS encoding FeoA family protein has protein sequence MPSLRLSDLPNGARSTVTALSPHAPQADEAMLRRLAELGFLPGEPVEVLRRGPGGREPLAVQVGETLFALRLAEAQCVEVAAP, from the coding sequence ATGCCTTCTCTCCGCCTGTCCGACCTGCCCAACGGGGCCCGCAGCACCGTCACGGCCCTGAGTCCGCACGCCCCCCAGGCCGACGAGGCGATGCTGCGCCGACTGGCCGAGCTGGGCTTTCTGCCCGGCGAACCGGTCGAAGTGCTGCGCCGCGGGCCAGGTGGCCGTGAGCCTCTGGCGGTGCAGGTCGGCGAGACCTTGTTTGCCTTGCGCCTGGCCGAAGCGCAGTGCGTGGAGGTGGCGGCACCATGA
- a CDS encoding ferrous iron transporter B has product MSDAAAIKVALVGNPNCGKTALFNLLTGARQKVANYAGVTVERKVGTATLKSGRTVSVVDLPGAYSLTPSTPDEAVTRDVVLGRRRDEAAPDAIVAVVDATNLPMNLRLVLELKRLGRPMLLSLNMADVARDRGLRIDVARLSAELGMPVVETVAVQSQGHAALLAQLERQAQWPVAVATSGTTPSPAELQREVRRILALAAPGAMGFKRFNHKLDAVVMHPVAGLLLLALLLFLVFQAVFAWAAVPMDAIEGSVAWIGEQIKSNMADGPLRSLLVDGIVAGAGGVIVFLPQILILFFFILVLEDSGYLPRAAFLLDNVMGKVGLSGRAFIPLLSSFACAIPGIMAARTIPNWRDRLATIMVAPLMTCSARLPVYALLIGAFIPARSVGPFNLQGLTLFGLYVAGVLSAMGVAWFLKRVWSKSSYQPLMLELPPYRWPSLRNLAIGLWERAAIFLKRVGGIIFALTVLLWFLASYPEAPAGAAGAAIEHSYAGMLGRALQTVFEPIGFNWQISIALVPGLAAREVAVGALGTVYALSVPEDQLADSLMPVIAQTWSLATAYALVAWFVFAPQCLATLAVVKRETNSWRYPLLMAAYLFGLAYTASFVTYRTVLWLGG; this is encoded by the coding sequence ATGAGCGACGCCGCCGCAATCAAGGTCGCGCTGGTCGGCAACCCCAACTGCGGCAAGACCGCACTTTTCAATCTGCTGACGGGGGCCCGCCAGAAAGTCGCCAACTACGCCGGCGTGACGGTCGAGCGCAAGGTCGGCACCGCCACGCTCAAGAGCGGGCGCACTGTCTCGGTGGTCGACCTGCCCGGCGCCTACAGCCTCACGCCATCGACGCCCGACGAAGCGGTGACGCGCGACGTGGTGCTCGGCCGGCGCCGCGACGAAGCGGCCCCCGATGCAATCGTCGCCGTGGTCGACGCGACCAACCTGCCGATGAACCTGCGCCTGGTGCTCGAACTCAAGCGCCTGGGCCGGCCGATGCTGCTCTCGCTCAACATGGCCGACGTGGCGCGCGACCGTGGCCTGCGGATCGACGTGGCCCGGCTCTCCGCCGAGCTGGGCATGCCGGTGGTGGAAACCGTGGCGGTGCAGAGCCAGGGCCATGCCGCCCTGCTGGCGCAGCTTGAACGACAGGCGCAATGGCCCGTGGCCGTCGCGACGTCCGGCACCACCCCGAGCCCGGCGGAGCTGCAGCGCGAGGTGCGGCGCATCCTCGCCCTCGCCGCCCCTGGCGCGATGGGCTTCAAGCGCTTCAACCACAAGCTCGATGCGGTCGTGATGCACCCGGTGGCCGGCTTGCTGCTGCTCGCGTTGCTGCTCTTCCTCGTCTTCCAGGCGGTGTTCGCCTGGGCGGCGGTGCCGATGGACGCGATCGAGGGCAGCGTCGCCTGGATCGGCGAGCAGATCAAGTCGAACATGGCCGACGGCCCGCTGCGCAGCCTGCTCGTCGACGGCATCGTGGCGGGTGCGGGCGGTGTGATCGTCTTCCTGCCGCAGATCTTGATCCTCTTCTTCTTCATCCTCGTGCTCGAGGATTCGGGCTACCTGCCGCGCGCCGCCTTCCTGCTCGACAACGTGATGGGCAAGGTGGGCCTCTCGGGCCGCGCCTTCATCCCGCTGCTGTCGAGCTTCGCGTGTGCGATCCCCGGGATCATGGCGGCGCGCACCATCCCGAACTGGCGCGACCGGCTGGCCACCATCATGGTGGCGCCACTGATGACCTGCTCGGCACGGTTGCCGGTCTACGCGCTTTTGATCGGCGCCTTCATTCCGGCGCGCAGCGTCGGCCCGTTCAACTTGCAGGGGCTGACGCTTTTCGGGCTCTACGTGGCCGGCGTGCTGTCGGCGATGGGCGTGGCCTGGTTCCTCAAGCGGGTGTGGAGCAAGTCCAGCTACCAGCCGCTGATGCTGGAGCTGCCGCCCTACCGTTGGCCGAGCCTGCGCAACCTGGCGATCGGGCTGTGGGAGCGGGCGGCGATCTTCCTCAAGCGCGTGGGCGGCATCATCTTCGCGCTCACCGTGCTGCTGTGGTTTCTGGCGAGCTACCCCGAAGCGCCGGCGGGCGCCGCCGGTGCCGCCATCGAGCACAGCTACGCCGGCATGCTGGGCCGCGCGCTGCAGACAGTGTTCGAGCCCATCGGCTTCAACTGGCAGATCTCGATCGCGCTGGTGCCGGGCCTGGCGGCGCGTGAGGTGGCCGTGGGTGCGCTCGGCACGGTCTATGCCCTGTCGGTGCCGGAAGACCAGCTCGCCGACAGCCTGATGCCCGTGATCGCGCAGACCTGGTCGCTGGCCACGGCCTACGCGCTCGTCGCCTGGTTCGTATTCGCGCCCCAGTGCCTGGCCACGCTCGCCGTGGTCAAGCGCGAGACCAACTCGTGGCGCTACCCGCTCCTGATGGCGGCCTACCTCTTCGGCTTGGCCTACACCGCCTCTTTCGTCACCTACCGCACGGTGCTGTGGCTGGGGGGCTGA
- a CDS encoding DUF6587 family protein, giving the protein MQNTLVGLIVIACAVYAVWTLMPSALRRALAGRLQHGPWPQPLARALRRAAQRAPGCGCAAGCSAQAMPPSAPQPIRIHTRPKKG; this is encoded by the coding sequence ATGCAGAACACCCTCGTCGGCCTGATCGTCATCGCCTGTGCCGTCTACGCGGTGTGGACGTTGATGCCTTCGGCGCTGCGGCGCGCGCTCGCCGGGCGCCTGCAGCACGGCCCCTGGCCGCAGCCGCTCGCCCGCGCCCTGCGCCGCGCCGCGCAACGAGCCCCGGGCTGTGGATGCGCTGCGGGGTGCAGCGCCCAGGCCATGCCGCCCTCGGCCCCGCAGCCGATCCGGATCCACACTCGCCCGAAGAAGGGCTGA
- a CDS encoding branched-chain amino acid transaminase — translation MSMEDRDGKIWMDGQLIDWRDARIHVLSHTLHYGCGAFEGVRAYDTVNGTAIFRLREHTERLFNSAKILRMKIPFSFDEVVEAQRAVVKANNLKSCYLRPLTWIGSEKLGVSPKGNKIHLMVAAWSWGAYLGEEGLKRGIRVKTSSYTRHHVNITMTQAKAVSNYTNSILANMEATDDGYDEALLLDASGFVSEGAGENLFVIKNGVVYTPDLSAGALNGITRNTVFAICKDLGLELKEKRITRDEVYICDEAFFTGTAAEVTPIRELDRVQIGQGSRGPITEKIQSAFFDIVNGRNPKYAEWLTAV, via the coding sequence ATGTCCATGGAAGACCGCGACGGAAAAATCTGGATGGACGGCCAGTTGATCGACTGGCGCGACGCCAGGATCCACGTGCTGTCGCACACGTTGCACTACGGCTGCGGCGCCTTTGAAGGAGTGCGCGCTTACGACACGGTGAACGGCACCGCGATCTTCCGTTTGCGCGAGCACACCGAGCGCCTCTTCAACAGCGCCAAGATCCTGCGCATGAAGATTCCCTTCTCGTTCGACGAGGTGGTGGAAGCGCAGCGCGCGGTGGTGAAAGCCAACAACCTCAAGAGCTGCTATCTGCGCCCGCTGACCTGGATCGGCTCCGAGAAGCTGGGCGTGTCTCCGAAGGGCAACAAGATCCACCTGATGGTCGCCGCCTGGTCCTGGGGCGCCTACCTCGGTGAAGAAGGCTTGAAGCGCGGCATCCGCGTGAAGACCTCGAGCTACACCCGCCACCACGTCAATATCACGATGACGCAGGCCAAAGCGGTGAGCAACTACACCAACTCCATCCTCGCCAACATGGAAGCCACCGACGATGGCTACGACGAGGCCCTGCTGCTCGACGCGAGCGGCTTCGTCTCCGAAGGCGCCGGCGAGAACCTCTTCGTCATCAAGAACGGCGTGGTCTACACGCCCGACCTGTCGGCCGGCGCGCTCAACGGCATCACCCGCAACACGGTGTTCGCGATCTGCAAGGACCTTGGCCTGGAGCTGAAGGAAAAGCGCATCACCCGCGACGAGGTCTACATCTGCGACGAGGCCTTCTTCACCGGCACCGCCGCCGAAGTCACGCCCATCCGCGAACTCGACCGCGTGCAGATTGGCCAGGGCTCGCGCGGCCCCATCACCGAGAAGATCCAGAGCGCGTTCTTCGACATCGTGAACGGCCGCAATCCGAAGTACGCCGAGTGGCTGACCGCCGTCTGA
- a CDS encoding zinc-finger domain-containing protein — MSNTQAPVELAAADLQGPGVIACPNPKMTLWSGHPKVFIDVATTGEGKCPYCGTVYRLKAGEKLHSHH; from the coding sequence ATGAGCAACACGCAAGCTCCCGTCGAACTGGCTGCCGCGGACCTGCAAGGCCCCGGCGTCATCGCCTGCCCCAATCCGAAGATGACGCTGTGGAGCGGGCACCCCAAGGTCTTCATCGACGTGGCCACCACGGGCGAGGGCAAGTGCCCGTACTGCGGCACGGTCTATCGCCTGAAAGCCGGCGAGAAGCTGCACAGCCACCACTGA
- the waaF gene encoding lipopolysaccharide heptosyltransferase II, with protein sequence MRSLVIAPQWIGDAVMSEPLLRTLAARGERLTVAALPWVAPVYHAMPQVAGVLELPFAHGRLDWSGRRRVARELRGRFDTAYVLPNSLKAALIPFFARIPRRIGYHGEGRYWLLNERWPNPGGRPPMVAFYRALSGEPAATEEPHLSFPPEQLQAVTAALGLAPTGYWVFAPGAEYGPAKIWPASHYAELARELHARHGQPVVLLGSGKEAALCDEIASAAPGACRVLAGKTRLIDAMVLIAGSRGVVSNDSGLMHVAAAFRIPQVAVFGSTSPEHTPPLSPNARVLWLKNELQLDCMPCFERTCRYGHYRCLTGVPAARVAAALDDALLKA encoded by the coding sequence ATGAGATCTTTGGTCATCGCGCCGCAGTGGATCGGCGACGCGGTGATGTCGGAGCCGCTGCTGCGCACCCTCGCCGCTCGCGGCGAACGGCTGACGGTGGCGGCCCTTCCCTGGGTCGCGCCGGTCTACCACGCGATGCCGCAGGTGGCCGGGGTGCTCGAGCTGCCGTTTGCGCACGGCCGGCTCGATTGGTCGGGCCGGCGGCGTGTCGCGCGAGAGCTGCGCGGCCGTTTCGACACCGCCTACGTGCTGCCCAACTCGCTGAAGGCCGCGCTGATTCCCTTCTTCGCGCGCATTCCTCGCCGCATCGGCTACCACGGCGAAGGCCGCTACTGGCTGCTCAACGAGCGCTGGCCCAACCCTGGCGGGCGCCCGCCGATGGTGGCGTTCTACCGCGCACTCAGCGGCGAGCCGGCCGCGACCGAAGAGCCACACCTGAGTTTCCCGCCCGAACAACTGCAGGCGGTCACCGCTGCACTTGGCCTTGCGCCGACAGGCTACTGGGTTTTCGCACCCGGGGCCGAGTACGGCCCGGCCAAGATCTGGCCCGCCAGCCACTACGCGGAGCTCGCCCGCGAGCTGCACGCCCGCCACGGCCAGCCGGTCGTGCTGCTCGGCTCCGGCAAGGAAGCCGCGCTGTGCGACGAGATCGCCAGCGCCGCCCCCGGCGCCTGCCGCGTGCTCGCCGGCAAGACGCGACTGATCGACGCCATGGTGCTCATCGCAGGCAGCCGCGGCGTGGTCAGCAACGACTCGGGCCTGATGCACGTGGCCGCAGCGTTCCGCATTCCGCAGGTGGCGGTGTTCGGCTCGACCAGCCCCGAGCACACACCTCCCCTCAGCCCCAACGCCCGCGTGCTGTGGCTGAAAAACGAACTGCAGCTCGACTGCATGCCCTGCTTCGAGCGCACCTGCCGCTACGGCCACTACCGCTGTCTCACCGGCGTGCCGGCCGCGCGGGTGGCGGCCGCACTGGACGACGCGCTGCTGAAGGCCTGA
- a CDS encoding PAS domain-containing sensor histidine kinase, whose product METDPHKLMSEALVGAGTSVWAWDLANDVLTGMDGSVALLGYQPGDMPATQQAWDQVIHPEDLGANDAAYQAHAAGKTPAYESEYRALAKDGSWRWLAERGRIVEWSPDGTPRRMVGTLTDVTLRKQAELATAERDERLRQITRHVPGLLYQFRLPRDGHGVFPYVSERCRDVLGLDPQALMLDASLLFNRVDPADRERTNRALEDWTNSQVARRIEFRYLHPNGHLRWMLGVSSPRVEPDGAIVWHGYLEDITEYRELERARELAAAAEAANRAKTEFLSRMSHELRTPLNAVLGFSQLLELDQSDPLSPGQRHRLGLVRESGEHLLRMISDLLDHSRIEAGQLSIDLDDVPLPTLLRECADMLHPAAQAAGVSLHWGRIDDPLLVRADPTRLRQVVLNLLSNAIKYNRRGGEVRLEAQHEEGRMVVLRVIDTGVGIAPAHLPSLFEPFNRLGQKRSGIEGTGIGLAITRGLVTLMHGRIDVNSVLDKGSTFSVVLPDATPASAQDVSLPM is encoded by the coding sequence ATGGAGACCGATCCGCACAAGCTCATGAGCGAGGCGCTCGTCGGCGCCGGCACCTCGGTGTGGGCCTGGGACCTCGCCAACGACGTGCTGACCGGCATGGACGGCAGCGTTGCCCTGCTCGGCTACCAGCCCGGCGACATGCCCGCCACCCAGCAGGCCTGGGACCAGGTCATCCACCCCGAGGACCTGGGCGCCAACGACGCCGCCTACCAGGCCCACGCCGCCGGCAAGACCCCCGCCTACGAAAGCGAATACCGCGCGCTCGCCAAAGACGGCAGCTGGCGCTGGCTCGCCGAGCGCGGGCGCATCGTCGAATGGTCGCCCGACGGCACGCCGCGCCGCATGGTGGGCACGCTCACCGACGTCACGCTGCGCAAGCAGGCCGAACTGGCCACCGCCGAACGCGACGAGCGACTGCGCCAGATCACCCGCCACGTGCCGGGCCTGCTCTATCAATTCCGCCTGCCGCGCGACGGGCACGGCGTCTTCCCCTACGTCAGCGAACGCTGCCGTGACGTGCTCGGCCTCGACCCGCAGGCCCTGATGCTCGACGCCAGCCTGCTGTTCAACCGCGTCGACCCGGCCGACCGCGAGCGGACCAACCGCGCCCTCGAGGATTGGACGAACAGCCAGGTGGCGCGCCGCATCGAGTTCCGCTACCTGCACCCCAACGGCCACCTGCGCTGGATGCTCGGCGTGTCATCGCCGCGCGTCGAGCCCGACGGCGCCATCGTCTGGCACGGCTACCTGGAAGACATCACCGAGTACCGCGAACTCGAACGTGCCCGCGAGCTGGCCGCCGCCGCTGAAGCAGCCAACCGTGCCAAGACCGAATTCCTCTCGCGCATGAGCCACGAGCTGCGCACGCCGCTCAACGCGGTGCTCGGCTTCTCGCAGCTTCTGGAGCTCGACCAGAGCGACCCGCTGAGCCCCGGCCAGCGCCACCGCCTGGGCCTGGTGCGGGAATCGGGCGAGCACCTGCTGCGCATGATCAGCGACCTGCTCGACCACTCGCGCATCGAAGCCGGCCAGCTGTCGATCGACCTCGACGACGTGCCGCTGCCCACGCTCTTGCGAGAGTGCGCCGACATGCTGCACCCCGCCGCCCAGGCCGCCGGCGTGAGCCTGCACTGGGGCCGCATCGACGACCCGCTGCTGGTACGCGCCGACCCCACCCGCCTGCGCCAGGTCGTGCTCAACCTGCTCAGCAACGCCATCAAGTACAACCGTCGCGGCGGCGAAGTGCGGCTGGAGGCGCAGCACGAAGAAGGCCGCATGGTGGTGCTGCGCGTGATCGACACCGGCGTGGGCATCGCGCCGGCGCACCTGCCGAGCCTCTTCGAGCCCTTCAACCGGCTCGGCCAAAAGCGCAGCGGCATCGAGGGCACCGGCATCGGCCTCGCGATCACACGCGGCCTCGTCACGCTGATGCACGGCCGCATCGACGTCAACAGCGTGCTCGACAAGGGCTCGACCTTCAGCGTGGTGCTGCCCGACGCCACGCCGGCGTCGGCTCAGGACGTCAGCTTGCCGATGTAG
- a CDS encoding anti-sigma factor domain-containing protein: protein MDYSRPDLADRLAAAYVAGTLRGAARRRFVALTRVHPTLRQAVRDWEARLMPLTAAVEPVAPPPQVWQAIERRIAPVAASAGAATPPGWWGRLAVWRALTGVATMAAVTLAVLLALPQPAQPPIVVVLSAAGGTPGAGGVVPASFVASISADGRALVTKPIQQVALQADKALELWAVPPQGAPRSLGLISAQGATVVQRGQVLDNTAAFAVSLEPPGGSPTGAPTGPILYIGKLTS from the coding sequence ATGGACTACAGCCGCCCCGACCTCGCCGACCGCCTTGCCGCCGCCTACGTGGCCGGCACGCTGCGCGGTGCGGCGCGCCGTCGCTTCGTCGCGTTGACGCGTGTGCACCCGACGCTGCGCCAGGCCGTGCGCGACTGGGAAGCGCGGCTGATGCCGCTCACGGCCGCGGTCGAACCGGTGGCGCCGCCGCCGCAGGTGTGGCAGGCCATCGAGCGGCGCATCGCGCCGGTGGCGGCCTCGGCTGGCGCGGCAACCCCGCCGGGGTGGTGGGGCCGGCTCGCGGTGTGGCGTGCCTTGACCGGCGTGGCCACGATGGCGGCGGTGACGCTCGCAGTGCTGCTGGCGCTTCCGCAGCCGGCGCAGCCGCCGATCGTCGTCGTGCTGTCGGCGGCGGGCGGTACGCCGGGGGCAGGCGGCGTGGTGCCGGCGTCCTTCGTCGCCAGCATCAGCGCCGACGGGCGTGCACTCGTCACCAAGCCGATCCAGCAGGTGGCGCTGCAGGCCGACAAGGCCTTGGAGCTGTGGGCCGTGCCGCCGCAAGGCGCGCCACGCTCGCTCGGCTTGATCTCGGCGCAGGGCGCGACGGTGGTGCAGCGCGGCCAGGTGCTCGACAACACCGCGGCTTTCGCGGTGAGCCTGGAGCCGCCGGGCGGCTCGCCCACCGGCGCGCCCACCGGGCCCATCCTCTACATCGGCAAGCTGACGTCCTGA
- a CDS encoding sigma-70 family RNA polymerase sigma factor: MRTDPNAWTERSRELSHLLAKSGLGDRAAFAQLYERTSAHLFGVVLRINRDRAQAEDVLQEVYVNVWRAAQSFDAAQSQPLTWLTSIARNRAIDSLRRRQAEPQTQSAPLSSEGDEDRDVYDDVADTTPGPLALLSQASDARALGRCMQGLSAQQRQSVALAFYDGLSHAEVAEQMRQPLGTVKSWVRRALLALKTCLDGAVVRDLQAE; this comes from the coding sequence ATGCGCACTGACCCCAACGCCTGGACCGAACGCAGCCGCGAGCTGTCCCACCTCTTGGCCAAGAGTGGCCTTGGCGACCGTGCGGCCTTCGCGCAGCTCTACGAGCGCACCAGCGCGCATCTGTTCGGGGTGGTGCTGCGTATCAACCGTGACAGGGCCCAGGCCGAAGACGTGCTGCAGGAGGTCTATGTCAACGTTTGGCGTGCCGCGCAGTCCTTCGATGCGGCGCAGAGCCAGCCCTTGACGTGGCTCACCAGCATCGCGCGCAACCGGGCGATCGACAGCCTGCGCCGCCGTCAGGCGGAGCCGCAAACCCAGTCCGCGCCGTTGTCGAGCGAGGGCGACGAGGACCGTGACGTGTACGACGATGTCGCCGATACCACCCCCGGGCCGCTGGCGCTGCTGAGCCAGGCTTCGGATGCACGCGCGCTCGGTCGCTGCATGCAGGGCTTGAGTGCGCAGCAGCGGCAGAGCGTGGCGCTCGCGTTCTACGACGGGCTGAGCCATGCCGAGGTGGCCGAGCAGATGCGCCAGCCGCTGGGCACGGTGAAGTCGTGGGTGCGGCGTGCGCTGCTGGCCTTGAAGACTTGCCTCGATGGCGCCGTCGTGCGCGATCTGCAGGCGGAGTGA
- the purU gene encoding formyltetrahydrofolate deformylase has translation MPSSTAPRSREFVLTLSCRDAKGIVYAVSGLLYQAGCNIVDSQQFGDLPDQSSAHATGLFFMRVHFEAPPHLADTDTLTKLFTSVREQFGMEAQFHSLARKPRLLLMVSQHGHCLNDLLYRWHSGQLDVDIPAVVSNHSVFAELAGRYGIPFHHLPLAAGASAEAKRAQEQQVEALVTQHGIDLVVLARYMQILSPEFCAFLKGRAINIHHSFLPSFKGAKPYYQAHDRGVKLIGATAHYVTPEADEGPILEQDVARVDHSLSAEDFTAVGRDVECMVLARAVRWHVEHRVLLNGQKTVVFH, from the coding sequence ATGCCGTCGTCCACTGCACCGCGCTCGCGCGAATTCGTCCTCACGCTGTCGTGCCGCGATGCCAAAGGCATCGTCTACGCCGTCTCGGGCCTGCTCTACCAGGCGGGTTGCAACATCGTCGACTCGCAGCAGTTCGGCGACCTGCCCGACCAGAGCAGCGCACACGCCACCGGCCTCTTCTTCATGCGGGTGCACTTCGAAGCGCCGCCGCACCTGGCCGACACCGACACGCTCACCAAGCTCTTCACCAGCGTGCGCGAGCAGTTCGGCATGGAAGCGCAGTTCCACAGCCTCGCGCGCAAGCCGCGACTCCTGCTGATGGTGAGCCAGCACGGCCACTGCCTCAACGACCTGCTGTATCGCTGGCATTCGGGGCAGCTCGACGTGGACATCCCGGCAGTCGTCTCCAACCACTCGGTCTTCGCCGAGCTGGCTGGGCGCTACGGCATCCCCTTCCACCACCTGCCGCTGGCCGCGGGCGCCTCGGCCGAGGCCAAGCGGGCGCAGGAGCAGCAGGTGGAGGCGCTGGTCACGCAGCACGGCATCGACCTCGTGGTGCTTGCACGCTACATGCAGATCCTGAGCCCCGAGTTCTGCGCCTTCCTCAAGGGCCGCGCGATCAACATCCACCACAGCTTCCTGCCGAGCTTCAAGGGCGCCAAGCCCTACTACCAGGCCCATGACCGGGGCGTGAAGCTGATCGGCGCCACCGCGCACTACGTGACGCCCGAAGCCGACGAAGGCCCCATCCTCGAACAAGACGTCGCCCGCGTGGACCACTCGCTCAGCGCCGAAGATTTCACCGCCGTCGGCCGCGACGTCGAGTGCATGGTGCTGGCCCGCGCGGTGCGCTGGCACGTGGAACACCGTGTGCTTTTGAACGGCCAGAAAACCGTCGTCTTTCACTGA
- a CDS encoding nuclear transport factor 2 family protein, which produces MPRPPKPPEIALMKPSDDAEAQFYEALQRADIEKLMAVWSDEDDICCVHPNGPRMIGPGAIRTAFEAMFGNGAIDARPERVRRVQTHDSAVHSVVERIQVLTDEGPQMAWVLATNVYVKTSLGWRLVAHHASPGTAQELPEVGETPSVLH; this is translated from the coding sequence ATGCCGCGTCCGCCCAAGCCGCCCGAGATCGCCCTGATGAAACCGTCCGACGACGCCGAGGCGCAGTTCTACGAAGCCCTGCAGCGGGCCGACATCGAGAAGCTGATGGCGGTGTGGTCCGACGAGGACGACATCTGCTGCGTGCACCCCAACGGGCCGCGCATGATCGGCCCGGGCGCCATCCGCACCGCGTTCGAGGCGATGTTCGGCAACGGTGCGATCGACGCCCGCCCCGAGCGTGTGCGGCGCGTGCAGACGCACGACAGCGCGGTGCACAGCGTGGTCGAGCGCATCCAGGTGCTCACCGACGAAGGGCCGCAGATGGCCTGGGTGCTGGCAACCAACGTGTATGTGAAAACCTCGCTCGGCTGGCGCCTGGTGGCACACCATGCCAGCCCGGGCACGGCCCAGGAGTTGCCGGAGGTCGGCGAGACGCCATCCGTGCTGCATTGA